A stretch of DNA from Anomalospiza imberbis isolate Cuckoo-Finch-1a 21T00152 unplaced genomic scaffold, ASM3175350v1 scaffold_46, whole genome shotgun sequence:
tgccggtgggttcctgtccccctgtcccaccccctaaagtcccagcccccgtccccatgtcaggctctggggtcgatctcgtggaacatcctctgggggaggctgcggcgccgggggcggggggacccggggggacaggggaccccgctgtgcacgagcagcgttggacttctctgggggaactgtgagggggggctggggtggagtgacctccccagtgacctcacacagcccctgtggtgtcacacacccctgtgatgtcacacagctgcccggtgatgtcacaacccactctctgttgtcacagagccaccctctatgatggcaggatctgctctattACCTTAGACccttctctatgatgtcacagcctgccctgtgatgttacaaccccctcagtgatgtcacaaaaccctccctgtgatgtcatgctgccactctgtaatgtcacagcacacactttgacctcactgcctgctctatgatgtcatacagccatgccatgatgtcacagcctgctctgtgatgtcacacagtcccctctgtcatgccatagctgcttgatgacctcacactctgtgatgtcatagcccaatctgtgacctcacacaacccactctgtgcagtcacacagcccctctctgacatcacagctgctctgtgcctccgtgacacagccacagaggtgctgccgtgacacagccccctctgggacaccccacagcccctgccagtgctgagcccctgtgagctctgtctgtgccctgctcgtgtccctgggatgccctggcagtgccccagccctgctgggctgtgcacaggagctgctcctggccagagctgtctctctgcagcgctgcccttgccaggagctgcctctgggccaggagcccggcccagctcagcagcacagacacagcaccaggactttaatgacctctggggctttggtgctgtttgcatcagacccagtccTTTgaagtgtgctcaaagaacttctcaagaactcaaaaagtcagattcaaagtccaaactttctttaactgttaatgggttccactcaaggacacaattcatatcaaagtgtccccaggccccaggcagagcagagcactggaggcactgatgacaggtggggacaaacaaggcaaaggtgtctctggcgctgagcaaacctggatgtgtttcaggaatgcaaagggccaaggctgagccccagcccctggcaaggcagatcctgtccctccctccttgctcagggctcttcccgggatgggcactgccatgtggggatgtgccatgccaagggcaggaccatggggcggcccctgccaggctgctgagcagggacaaggaggccatgaggccccagggctgcaagggtcacttgtcccctcgtggcctcaggcccagggccagcagccatggccaaagggctgcacaggttggctctgtcagggccttgcagctgctgcacatccctgtgccctctgcagcccaggctgtcctgcggtgtccctgccctggcctctgtccctgcaggctgtcgtcatcccccggctgccccacctcgctggccccttcctttgctgacagctctgcctcctgcctgcccctgcctggccacacaaagccttggccttgagacccaaagggttcattccatttttaccgtgcctgtgaacttccagcacaggaaaaaggcatgcaggggctgctttcccagcaaggatggctggaagagaagaagaacacatctggctcaagggtgcagtgatagagaaaacaaggactgaatctgggaacttggggtgggatttatggaaatgggtaaattgtaaTTGGCATTTAGTGACTGTATATGAAcaacacactggtagaattacatgtccacgtcaggttaggaTTTATCCCTCACTGGGCCTCAGGCCTCAATAAATGATCCCCTCTTAAATAGCAAATTAGTGTTAAGGAACCTCATTCTGACATTTCGTGTTTCAGAAACACGTGGCTTTTGCTCCTCTCTTCTACCTGAGAGCTTCCTGGGCAGGGGCAATTCTTCCAATTGCCTCGGCGTGGCTGTGGCTCGAAAGGGCAGCGAGCAGATGGATTCAGCttctcctggcagcccctgAGATGCCAGTTGTCATTTGTGTGCGCCGAGGATTCCGCTTCAGACTCAGAACTTGCGCAGCTGCTCCTCGGGCGCTGCTCGCACGCAGGCACagcggtgctgcagcagctgtcccacacacagggagggctctggagcctccccagggccaccaaggAGCGGAGGAGGGAATGTGCCCGGCATCTGCTGCAGGACCGTGGGGCTGCGGGGCATCCTTGGGTCTCTTGGAtgggggagggagcggggcaaATGGAATCCAGATGAGACAGGGATCAGACAGCCCCACGCCAGGCAGCGTTTTCTCCTCTGAGAGCTCCTCCGAGCTGAGCGAGCTGGTGAAGCCTGCGGAGCAAATGAGACCCGGGAgtgagggaaaggctggctgggaaggagtcagaTAAACCCGTGTGggcatttccctttccaaggggctcctgggcagacAAAGGGGACAAGAAGGAGGCCCCACCTCATgacattcccttttttccttcaggagctcTATTGCAGTCACTGCATACAAGAGTTGACTTGATCCCCTTGATGCCAGGGAGCGCCAAGAGCTTGAACCTCGCTggagtccagccctgcctgcctatcactgagcagagggaaaagatgaAGAACCTGGGCAGGGCTTGAGCCAAATTGGCATTTTGCCACTTGTTatttcctcccagcttttgCAGCAGGGCGACAACCCCATGGCTGCAAACCACTCCCTTTTGCAAGGCAGACGTGGACCTCGCTGGTAGCTCAGGGCTCTtgaaggggctgctgcagttggCAACAGGAGCTGTTGTTGAACTTTTAACATTGCTTAACCCCCCCTGCCAAATGCCATCAAGTGGCTGAGGAAGGACACAAAAAGATTagcctggaggaagggaggccaaaaccttggaaaaggatgaaagaaatgctgtgatcgtgacatgacaaaaaaaaaaaacaatttatttttgacagcaaATGAGCACCCGCTgccctccagccctcccagacTGGCAGGCCGAGCGGAGCCGTTTCCATGGCATGAGGTGCTGGCAGCCTGTGGAGAGAAACCAGAGAGCCACGGTCAGTCacagaaggctcctgtccccctgtcccaccatggcctgggcctgggccaggctgctggctgtgctcagagcccaaaCCTCCCGAGCCATTCTCTGTTTCGAGAGAAGGGCAGCGTGGCAGGCCATGTTCCACCTCCTCTGcttaagcacagcacagcagcctcctcagcagctgtaaGGGCAGGATGCCCGTGTGCCTGCTGCCCTCTGCCCGAAGCccttctgccagcccagctgtggagcCGGGTGCCCACctctggagacctgctgccaggagaggagccGATTCCGCACGAGGTCCTCATCCTTCTTGAAGGGGATGTCCCCGCAGACCGTGGCCCCTGGGGTAGCGCTGGCACTGGAGGTGCTCCACGGACGGTGCAGGCGCTTGCCCGTCCGGTCTGGGCACCAGGTGTAATCttcctgggaaaacaaagaacaatttCATGAAATCAATTCTAAACAAGACCTGGAAACAAGAAGAAGCTACAAAGCCTGTCACCGTTTCACGGGCCTGAGGAGGGTCTGAGCACTCCATGCGAGAATTAAACCTGTCCATGggtggggaaaaaccccacctttCCTGCCCTTAAACGCACCCCTTCCTCAAGGGCCTACAAAGCAGATCAGCTGGGGCATGGCTTCAGAACCCGTCCCCCTCTGCTGCCCCCATCCACATGGATGGAtgctttgtcaggctggctgcccccaccccagcccatgccaggctggctggcagaagctgtcagCAAGGCCAGGAGCCGGCTCCCCTTCCACAACACCCGTCCCCTCTCCCACCAAAAAGCAGCTTGGCGGCCgggggaaaaattaatattccccAGGGCCGCCAAGCGGGGAACCTACGGCGCGTGGCCAGCCCGAGCCCTGCCATGCCTGGAAGCTCGAGCATCCCTCCGCCCCTGCGCCAGCTGGGGACTCATCTTGATTTCATCGGGGCACAGGGCGTGTCCTCCAGGAAGGGGCGGCAGACAAAGCCACTCGGCTTTGCCCCGCCAGCGGCCAGCTCGAGGATGGGGTTCCCAGCTCCACGTGGTGCTCCAGAAGAACACGCCAGCTGTGCCTCGGCTTGCGGGCTCATCTCGATGCCAGTGAGCTGCAGGGGGATGTTTCCCCTGTTCCAGTCCGTGGCACCTTCACTGCACTGCCACCACTTCTCCAATGGGACGGGTAGCACTGAGACGCTCCCTCCACAACTTGCCGGGGACCAGAGGAAGCATCTCCTTGGCTGCGCTCTCTCCTCCGGGCCGCGGCCACAGGGAAACGCTCCGGGGTTTTCTTGGAGTGCCACGAGACGTGTGCAGCGGGTACTTGCTGGGCTCCTGGATCCtactgagcagagggatggatctctgctgtctcctgggccaggcagggctcctgcagccaagAATGCTCAAAAAGGTCTTCCAGTGATGGCCTGTCTGCGGGTTCCATGGATAAACACCACCTGATGAGGTGCTGGCACtctgcagagaaaccagaaaccgccaCTCAGCGGGACAAGGCTCCTGTCCGTGCTATCCCACATTCCACGGTGCCCAGGCCACACTAGGAGTGCTCGGAGCTGCAGCCAAAAGCTTCCCATTGATCCTCCCTTCCggaggagagcagcacagaggcacacgtgccacctcctccagctaACCCAGGAGATCAACCTCCTCACTAGCTGCTGGAGCGGGACacttctgtgccagctgcccccTCCCAACCCCGCTCTTCCTCCCGAGCCTTGAAGGCGCATCCCCACCTTGAGACACCCGGGGCGGGAAGAAGAGTTGGCTCTGGACGATGTCCCTGTTTGTATGGAAAGGAAGGTCCCCGCAGACCAGGTCATaaagcaggatgcccagggaccagatggtggCTGGCTGGCCATGGTAGCAGCCAAACAGGATCCACTCCGGTGGGCAGTACTCCGGTGTTCCTATGGGACACGGGCACAGCTCATCAGGCCcatgctgctccctccctccctccctcccagccagctcctgtcccacaaCAGCCAGCCTCTGCCCCGCCGAAAAGCAacttggctgcagccagctgaagAAGgattccccctccctccctgcctccctcttccccctctgccagcaaaggggggaacctcTGCTGCCCGGTTGGGCCCCGGCTTTGGGCTCACCTGACATCCGGGTGTAGAACGTGTCCTGGAGGATCGTGCCGCAGCCGAAGTTGATGAGCTTGGCCTCGCCCGTGGCCAGGTCGACGAGGACGTTCTCGGCCTTGATGTCGCGGTGCAGGACGCCGcggctggtgcagtgccgcacggcctccagcacctggcggaacagcccccgcgccacGGGCTCCGTCAGGAACCCCCGCTCAGCCAGGAAGTCCCAGAGGTCCTGACAGCGCTGCGGACGCTCCATGACCAGCGCGAAGCCGTCGGGCAGCTCGAACCAGTCCAGGAGCCGCACAATGCCGCGGAAGCCAGGGCACGACACCATCCACAGCAGCgccagctccatgggcacaaGGGCGCCGTTGTGCTGCGGGGGGACCGCGATGCCCTCAGCGGGGCCGATGCTGCGCCGCGCCTTGGGCatcccctgcccggccccagcGCCGCTGGCCATTACCCGGCCCGGGACGCTGCGCGGCCCCCGCTCACTCCCCGCTCGCTCCCCTCGCATCGTTCCGGCtgccaccctgccgggcctcgcctcagccccgcccggcacgccccgccggcttctcccgctggccccgctcactcaccagccgCGCCCACTCCGAGATGCGATCCCGGCGCACTcgcttgatggccacctgcaagccaaggcGAGCGCCGGGCTGAgctccccgcccgccgctcgccgcccgccgccccctccgctCCGGCCCCGTCTCTTACCGGGGCGCCGTCGGTGAGCCGGGTCCCGGAGTAAACGCTGCCGCAGCCGCCGCTCCCCAGCAGCGGGCCCTCCCggtagagctgctccaggggaggCTTCTCCGCCCGTGCGGGCGGCACCGCGCTCCCGCTCTTCTGCCCCGGGAACCCGACCGCCCGGCGCGC
This window harbors:
- the LOC137466879 gene encoding uncharacterized protein, coding for MPRPARRRSAGPPRARPCPSRRGAASAGLSPYWLWHFWKCLLLWCWRSSAVFWLRLARALGRPRPRPRPRTKPLPRFRPQPPRCRPAPAPAPTASPAASPLRAPPLLGLAAGPEPPQPGAARQAAARRAVGFPGQKSGSAVPPARAEKPPLEQLYREGPLLGSGGCGSVYSGTRLTDGAPVAIKRVRRDRISEWARLHNGALVPMELALLWMVSCPGFRGIVRLLDWFELPDGFALVMERPQRCQDLWDFLAERGFLTEPVARGLFRQVLEAVRHCTSRGVLHRDIKAENVLVDLATGEAKLINFGCGTILQDTFYTRMSGTPEYCPPEWILFGCYHGQPATIWSLGILLYDLVCGDLPFHTNRDIVQSQLFFPPRVSQECQHLIRWCLSMEPADRPSLEDLFEHSWLQEPCLAQETEDYTWCPDRTGKRLHRPWSTSSASATPGATVCGDIPFKKDEDLVRNRLLSWQQVSRGFTSSLSSEELSEEKTLPGVGLSDPCLIWIPFAPLPPPSKRPKDAPQPHAETHESAQAGLGGGEEEGPGAGPAQETEEVVQFKPQQEGAAVQRTQEQQRTRGLFHRTAQLVFKFIKRIREEETSTMGTGLRAYLHIFKTKTCAALLDMLVEEGFCNPKQVPAMVRYIHQWLMASQFAEHRLNRALLDLTKEQPAYVSFNFLSKLGHHCEEIIHLFTRQADFLCNAPETTAKLKQSTQE